In Montipora capricornis isolate CH-2021 chromosome 4, ASM3666992v2, whole genome shotgun sequence, a single genomic region encodes these proteins:
- the LOC138045687 gene encoding coiled-coil domain-containing protein 25-like codes for MVLYFKSNVVTPPYTIFMGADKHENEDLIKWGFPEDVWFHVDKMSSAHVYLRLRKGETLDDVPSAVLTDCAQLVKANSIQGNKLNNITVVYTLWANLKKTSGMEIGQVGFHSNKEVRIIKVEKRINEIVNRLNKTKEEKFPNLRDEREERDRLEREDGKQRLREQKQKEKEEEKKKKEEAALRSYDSLMDSVKMVSNKDAGSDEDDFM; via the exons ATGGTTCTTTACTTCAAAAGCAATG TTGTTACTCCTCCGTACACTATTTTTATGGGTGCAGATAAACACGAAA ACGAAGACTTGATTAAATGGGGATTCCCTGAAGATGTATG GTTTCATGTGGACAAAATGTCTTCAGCCCATGTGTATCTTCGATTACGAAAg GGTGAAACACTAGACGATGTTCCTTCAGCAGTTTTGACAGACTGTGCTCAGCTTGTAAAAGCTAACAGTATTCAAG GTAACAAGTTGAACAACATTACTGTTGTCTACACTCTTTGGgctaacttaaaaaaaacaagtgGTATGGAGATAGGCCAAGTTGGCTTCCACAGTAACAAAGAG GTTCGCATCAttaaagttgaaaaaagaatTAACGAAATAGTGAATAGACTGAACAAGACTAAAGAGGAAAAGTTTCCAAATTTGAGGGATGAAAGAGAAGAGCGTGATAGACTTGAAAGGGAAGATGGAAAACAAAGGTTAAGAGAACAG aaacaaaaagaaaaagaagaagaaaagaaaaagaaggaagaagCTGCGTTGAG GAGTTATGACTCTTTAATGGATTCAGTGAAGATGGTGTCTAATAAG gaTGCTGGGTCAGATGAGGATGATTTCATGTGA